The following proteins come from a genomic window of Patescibacteria group bacterium:
- the dnaN gene encoding DNA polymerase III subunit beta, whose amino-acid sequence MNFSCLQENLQKGLQFVSHITGREQSLPILSSILFKTQDGLLTLYATNLEIGASCSIRGKIEKEGSIALPSKIFTEYISLLPKEKIDIELHDNNILHVKCQNYSTKIKGLDPNEFPLIPQLESPQQFEFQTEELKKAFQCTLFTVSPQETKQELSGLLCLFNHEQNTVVCVGTDAYRLAEYTLSPSQEIPLTESVIIPLRTAQEVLRMMQQDTSGKIRMEWNEHQIAFYCDSYQLISKRIQGTYPDYTQIIPQSFATKIVLDVDECSKAVKTTSLFSKSSLSDIHIQCLSTNRDQGRLLFSSSNAATGESVVQLEVEMQGSENAITLNYKYFLDGLQTLESTKGLLSIIDNTNPCILKPIEKPGYQYLIMPIRQ is encoded by the coding sequence GTGAACTTCTCGTGTCTTCAAGAAAATCTTCAAAAAGGATTGCAGTTTGTAAGCCACATTACCGGACGAGAACAAAGTCTTCCCATTCTTTCTTCAATTCTTTTTAAAACACAGGATGGACTTCTTACGCTTTACGCGACAAATCTTGAAATTGGAGCATCATGCTCAATACGGGGAAAAATAGAAAAAGAGGGAAGTATTGCATTACCTTCAAAAATATTCACAGAATATATTTCTCTTCTCCCGAAAGAAAAAATAGATATTGAACTCCATGACAATAATATTCTCCATGTTAAATGCCAAAATTATTCAACAAAAATTAAAGGACTTGATCCTAATGAATTTCCTCTTATTCCCCAACTTGAGTCTCCTCAACAATTTGAATTTCAAACGGAGGAATTAAAAAAAGCTTTTCAATGTACGCTTTTTACAGTAAGCCCCCAAGAGACAAAACAAGAATTAAGCGGATTACTATGTTTATTTAATCATGAACAAAATACTGTTGTGTGCGTGGGAACCGATGCATACCGGCTTGCAGAATATACTCTTTCTCCATCACAAGAAATACCCCTTACGGAAAGTGTTATTATCCCCCTTCGTACCGCACAAGAAGTGTTGCGTATGATGCAGCAGGATACAAGCGGGAAAATACGCATGGAATGGAATGAACATCAAATCGCGTTTTATTGCGATTCGTACCAGCTTATTTCAAAACGCATCCAAGGAACATACCCGGATTATACACAAATTATTCCACAATCATTTGCTACAAAAATAGTGCTTGATGTCGATGAATGCAGTAAGGCTGTTAAAACCACAAGTTTATTTTCAAAATCATCCCTTTCTGATATTCACATCCAGTGCCTTTCGACAAATCGCGATCAAGGAAGATTATTGTTTTCTTCATCGAACGCCGCAACAGGAGAAAGTGTTGTACAGCTCGAGGTGGAAATGCAAGGCTCTGAAAATGCAATCACCCTTAACTATAAATATTTTCTTGATGGACTTCAAACACTGGAAAGTACTAAGGGGCTTTTGAGTATTATCGACAACACAAATCCCTGTATCCTTAAACCAATAGAAAAGCCCGGATACCAATATCTTATTATGCCGATACGGCAATAA